The following coding sequences are from one Anopheles bellator chromosome X, idAnoBellAS_SP24_06.2, whole genome shotgun sequence window:
- the LOC131214050 gene encoding guanylate cyclase soluble subunit beta-1, protein MYGFVNYALELLVLKNFGVDIWEQIKKKAQVTMEGQFLVRQIYEDDITYNLIEAAVDILNIPAGDILELFGKTFFEFCQDSGYDKILQVLGATPRDFLQNLDALHDHLGTLYPGMRAPSFRCTETDGQLVLHYYSERPGLEHIVIGIVKAVASKLHGVDVEIKIIQRKGDLLEAKTQKVRPKGTGPAPPTAPGPVPSVSSDPAVPELAGLGLCKRILASKTYGESYFSSRITSLATSKSSSTLKEPAGLPSSSSARTLPLASPSTSSLDGNKQPHSSSTSQNGNHRDVQFYAGVSKAPSKHTVDHCDSDIGRAIGDCGADQRKQSPTGAGATAAPPERSDHIQFLITEISGPEKTPTRRSDGDKEQQAAAASYQLVAREPMISPTTFCKIFPFHLMFDRNMHIVHAGRSVSRVIPRIQEKQCPLLALFEAVRPHLQLSFDNILAHINTIYVLKTNAGVMSKSERYLRLKGQMMYIPSSDLILFQCYPSVMNLDDLTKKGLHISDIPLHDASRDLVLLSEKFEAEYKLTTNLEILTDRLQQTYRDLESEKQKTDRLLYSVLPKTVANELRHQRPVAPKRYDSVTLMFSGIVGFGQYCAANTDAEGAMKIVKMLNQLYTIFDELTDSKSNSNIYKVETVGDKYMAVSGLPDECENHAKCIARLALDMLDMAKNVKMGSESVQITIGIHSGEVVTGVIGNRMPRYCLFGNTVNLTSRTETTGVPGRINISETTYKLLCDPVNHDPSFNLEYRGPVVMKGKPEPMDCWFLTRSSAQATN, encoded by the exons ATG TACGGATTCGTGAACTATGCACTAGAGCTGCTGGTGTTAAAGAACTTTGGCGTCGATATATGGGAACAAATCAA GAAGAAGGCGCAGGTGACGATGGAGGGCCAGTTTCTGGTCCGGCAGATCTACGAGGATGACATCACGTACAACCTGATAGAGGCCGCCGTCGATATACTGA ATATTCCGGCCGGTGACATACTGGAGCTGTTCGGGAAAACGTTCTTCGAGTTCTGCCAGGACTCGGGCTACGACAAGATCCTCCAGGTGCTGGGGGCGACCCCGCGCGATTTCCTGCAGAACCTGGACGCGCTGCACGACCACCTGGGCACACTGTACCCGGGCATGCGGGCGCCCTCGTTCCGCTGCACCGAAACGGACGGCCAGCTGGTGCTGCACTACTACTCGGAGCGCCCGGGCCTGGAGCACATCGTGATCGGCATCGTGAAGGCGGTCGCCTCCAAGCTGCACGGTGTCGACGTGGAGATCAAAATCATCCAGCGCAAGGGCGACCTGCTCGAGGCGAAAACCCAGAAGGTGCGCCCCAAAGGCACGGGCCCGGCCCCGCCAACCGCCCCGGGGCCAGTTCCTAGCGTCTCGTCCGACCCGGCCGTCCCGGAGCTGGCTGGGTTGGGCCTGTGCAAGCGCATTCTGGCCTCGAAAACGTACGGTGAATCTTATTTCTCCAGTAGAATTACTA GTTTAGCGACCTCCAAGAGTTCGAGCACCCTCAAGGAACCGGCGGGCctgccgtcgtcctcgtcggcgcGGACACTGCCGTTGGCGTCTCCGTCGACCTCCAGTCTCGATGGCAATAAGCAgcctcacagcagcagcactagtCAGAACGGGAACCATAGGGATGTACAGTTTTACGCGGGCGTTAGCAAGGCGCCTAGTAAACACACCGTAGACCACTGTGATAGCGACATCGGCAGGGCTATCGGGGACTGTGGAGCGGACCAGCGGAAACAGTCGCCGACGGGTGCGggggcgacggcggcaccaCCAGAGCGCTCGGACCATATCCAGTTTCTGATCACGGAGATCTCGGGGCCGGAGAAGACACCGACGCGGCGCTCGGATGGCGACAAggagcagcaggcagcagctGCCAGCTATCAGCTGGTGGCCCGAG AGCCGATGATATCGCCGACGACGTTCTGCAAGATCTTCCCGTTCCACCTGATGTTCGACCGGAACATGCACATCGTGCACGCGGGCCGATCGGTTTCGCGGGTCATCCCGAG GATTCAGGAGAAGCAGTGCCCGTTGCTGGCCCTGTTCGAGGCAGTCCGCCCACATCTGCAGCTCAGCTTCGACAACATCCTGGCGCACATCAACACGATCTACGTGTTGAAGACGAATGCCGGTGTGATGTCCAAAAGTGAGCGATACCTAAGACTGAAG GGCCAAATGATGTACATCCCGAGCTCGGATCTCATACTCTTCCAGTGCTACCCGAGCGTGATGAACTTGGACGACCTGACGAA AAAGGGGCTCCACATTTCGGACATACCGCTGCACGATGCGTCGCGCgatctggtgctgctgagTGAGAAGTTCGAGGCCGAATACAAGCTCACCACGAACCTGGAGATCCTGACGGACCGGCTGCAGCAGACGTACCGGGATCTGGAGAGCGAGAAGCAGAAGACGGACCGGTTGCTCTACTCGGTGCTACCGAAGACGGTCGCCAACGAGCTGCGGCATCAGCGGCCGGTCGCTCCGAAGCGCTACGACTCGGTCACGCTGATGTTCTCGGGCATCGTCGGGTTCGGGCAGTACTGTGCCGCCAACACGGACGCCGAGGGTGCCATGAAGATCGTGAAGATGCTGAACCAGCTGTACACGATCTTCGACGAGCTGACCGACTCGAAGAGCAACTCGAACATCTACAAGGTGGAGACGGTCGGCGACAAGTACATGGCCGTGTCGGGGCTGCCGGACGAGTGCGAGAACCACGCCAAGTGTATCGCCCGGCTCGCGCTCGACATGCTCGACATGGCCAAGAACGTCAAGATGGGCTCCGAGTCTGTG CAAATCACTATCGGCATCCATTCGGGCGAAGTCGTCACGGGGGTGATCGGGAACCGGATGCCCCGGTACTGCCTGTTCGGGAACACCGTGAACCTGACCAGCCGCACCGAGACCACGGGCGTCCCGGGACGGATCAACATCAGCGAAACCACCTACAA GCTTCTGTGCGATCCTGTTAATCACGACCCCTCCTTCAACCTGGAGTACCGTGGACCGGTGGTGATGAAGGGTAAACCGGAGCCGATGGACTGCTGGTTTCTCACGCGCAGCTCGGCCCAGGCAACCAATTAG
- the LOC131214052 gene encoding uncharacterized protein LOC131214052, protein MEYVFDVFFDECFAKMARSGLMSRARRRDTINHLNSVIAGCIGGRRTASTQLAVGLAVRSAIDYHRRYRSENYEVCLMGKYHNVLYIALRIAWDWGLEDSGIVRELLAEIYRCERTFERLFLGALFGSNAPHFIAGWKSDFRDQDENLRALVFFLHHSAAVRTTFPAYSYTYQRLRETKFIDVPIESCGKAAPLRVALQASAPDVVLILLRHGANPYPDDGGQSPVLSLLDKLAEYGSRSYPYQLVSCLGLLLRCSTRIELPYQPYLYAVRRAMFETKYGLLLADGLVPRELLYGVPSLRQLCRCAIREVLRDNFQLPRGTLKLPLPRPVQKYIDLLD, encoded by the exons ATGGAGTACGTGTTTGACGTGTTCTTCGACGAGTGCTTCGCCAAGATGGCCCGGAGCGGCCTAATGTCGCGGGCGCGCCGACGGGACACCATCAACCACCTGAACTCCGTCATCGCCGGGTGCATCGGTGGGCGACGGACCGCCTCGACGCAGCTGGCGGTCGGGCTGGCCGTGCGGTCCGCCATCGACTACCACCGGCGGTACCGGAGCGAGAACTACGAGGTCTGCCTGATGGGCAAGTACCACAACGTGCTGTACATTGCGCTGCGCATCGCCTGGGACTGGGGCCTGGAGGATTCGGGCATCGTGCGCGAGCTGCTCG CGGAGATCTATCGGTGCGAACGGACCTTCGAGCGGTTGTTTTTGGGTGCCCTGTTTGGCAGCAACGCACCGCACTTCATCGCCGGCTGGAAGAGTGACTTCCGCGATCAGGACGAAAACTTGCGGGCGCTGGTCTTCTTCCTGCACCACTCGGCGGCCGTGCGAACGACGTTTCCGGCCTACTCGTACACCTATCAGCGACTCCGGGAGACCAA GTTCATCGACGTACCGATCGAGTCGTGCGGCAAGGCCGCCCCACTGCGCGTCGCACTGCAAGCCTCGGCCCCGGACGTGGTGTTGATCCTGCTGCGCCACGGTGCAAACCCGTACCCGGACGATGGTGGCCAGAGCCCGGTGCTCAGCCTGCTGGACAAGCTGGCCGAGTACGGAAGCCGCTCGTACCCGTACCAGCTCGTGTCCTGTCTcggactgctgctgcgctgttcCACCCGCATCGAGCTGCCCTACCAGCCGTACCTGTACGCCGTGCGCCGGGCGATGTTCGAAACCAAGTACGGGCTCCTGCTAGCGGACGGGCTGGTACCGCGCGAGCTACTGTACGGCGTGCCGAGCCTGCGGCAGCTCTGCCGCTGCGCGATCCGCGAGGTGCTGCGCGACAACTTCCAGCTGCCCCGGGGCACGCTGAAGCTCCCGTTACCACGCCCGGTACAGAAATACATTGACTTGCTCGACTGA
- the LOC131213253 gene encoding pancreatic lipase-related protein 2, which yields MEISNSTGFLLQTILFLANHQYNNSLINLIQNRTLSAESNATTGELSVPEDVRCYGVYGCFPITYPWIDEKRPVAYHPQSPTQVDVRYPVFVKSHTFHPNYIELNEPAKVRRLGIHPKGRIYFITHGYIESGDRPWIQQMVHALLDNDPDQTATCIVIDWRKASNPPYTQTCANIRLIGAITAHVIYMLYVELGMRDLDRVHLLGHSLGSHLCGYTGYYLQKDFGLQLGRITGLDPAEPLFSDTDPLVRLDRSDAKFVDIVHSDASEWVSKGGLGMYQPIGHVDFYPNGGYNQPGCNDPMTKFIRKHDESFFWGFQEFFGCNHLRCHQFFTDSVVHRCPFVGIGCESYAKFRQGECFECDRDGHYCIEFGLGARDSYTRLVENGIIVNQQAPLSVYMITGEEPPYCRSHYRVMLRVSDADESLIHGGEIGKMSLELHGQANRRSGRMDFSQDPVYFEPGQNYSAIMAGADVGVPLKAMLSWGYRTNPLNPLTWRLLASPRVYVQEMVIQLLEARTSVRFCPLNQLPVLADADNELRSDYC from the exons ATGGAgatcagcaacagcaccggCTTTCTGCTGCAGACGATCCTGTTTCTGGCGAACCACCAGTACAACAACTCACTGATCAACCTGATCCAGAACCGCACGCTCAGCGCCGAGAGCAACGCCACCACGGGAGAGCTTTCGGTGCCGGAAGATGTGCGCTGCTACGGTGTCTACGGGTGCTTCCCGATCACCTACCCGTGGATCGACGAGAAGCGTCCGGTCGCGTACCACCCGCAGTCACCGACGCAGGTGGACGTGCGCTACCCGGTGTTCGTGAAGTCACACACGTTCCACCCCAACTACATCGAGCTCAACGAGCCGGCCAAAGTGCGGCGGCTCGGCATCCATCCGAAGGGGCGCATCTACTTCATTACGCACGGCTACATCGAGTCCGGTGATCGACCTTGG ATTCAGCAGATGGTACACGCGCTGCTGGACAATGACCCCGACCAGACGGCGACCTGTATCGTGATCGACTGGCGCAAAGCATCCAACCCACCGTACACGCAGACCTGCGCCAATATACGCCTGATCGGCGCCATCACGGCACACGTCATCTATATGCTCTAC GTCGAGCTCGGAATGCGGGACCTGGACAGGGTGCACCTGTTGGGCCACTCGCTCGGGTCGCACCTGTGCGGCTACACCGGCTACTACTTGCAGAAGGACTTTGGGCTACAGCTCGGGCGCATCACTGGCCTGGACCCGGCCGAACCACTGTTCTCCGACACGGACCCCCTGGTGCGGCTCGATCGAAGCGACGCCAAGTTCGTGGACATCGTCCACTCGGACGCGTCCGAGTGGGTCAGCAAGGGTGGCCTCGGGATGTACCAGCCGATCGGGCACGTCGACTTCTACCCGAACGGGGGTTACAACCAGCCCGGCTGCAACGATCCGATGACCAAGTTCATTCGCAAGCACGACGAATCGTTCTTCTGGGGTTTCCAGGAGTTTTTCGGCTGCAACCACCTGCGGTGCCACCAGTTCTTCACCGACAGCGTGGTGCACCGGTGCCCATTCGTGGGGATCGGCTGCGAGTCTTACGCCAAGTTTCGGCAGGGCGAGTGCTTCGAGTGCGACCGGGACGGCCACTACTGCATCGAGTTCGGGCTGGGGGCCCGCGACAGCTACACGCGGCTCGTCGAGAACGGTATCATCGTTAACCAGCAGGCCCCGCTGAGCGTGTACATGATTACGGGCGAAGAGCCACCGTACTGTC GGTCCCACTACCGGGTGATGCTGCGGGTTTCGGACGCCGACGAGAGCCTGATCCACGGTGGCGAGATCGGCAAGATGTCGCTCGAGCTGCACGGGCAGGCGAACCGGCGCTCGGGTAGGATGGACTTTTCGCAGGATCCGGTGTACTTCGAGCCGGGCCAAAACTACTCGGCCATCATGGCCGGCGCGGATGTCGGGGTGCCGCTGAAGGCGATGCTCAGCTGGGGCTACCGAACCAACCCACTCAACCCGCTGACCTGGCGGCTGCTGGCGTCGCCGCGCGTCTACGTACAGGAGATGGTCATCCAGCTGCTGGAGGCACGCACTAGCGTGCGCTTCTGCCCGCTCAACCAACTGCCCGTGCTGGCAGACGCGGACAACGAGCTCAGAAGTGACTACTGCTAG
- the LOC131213161 gene encoding pancreatic lipase-related protein 2-like has product MVNGTGLLFPTLVILSNSLVDFLPGQLGGDAANGTTEIPPAHDPQPGACHGIFECFPIGPPWTSARRPIALYPESEWKIDVRFAVFNGRNRTFPAFLDLNKTDSVYRAKIDPNAMIYVITHGFLESGKAPWIEQLLNLLLDRDRDASVIVIDWGNGSNPPYNQACANIRLVGVIAAHVIHMIYEDLRLPNLNRVHMIGHSLGAHLAGYTGQALRMKLGLRLGRITGLDPAELAFTETDELVRLDPSDAQFVDTIHSDATPFVPKIGLGLYEPIGHLDFYPNGGYDQPGCRREFWKRPNTRFVSDMFHFFSCSHLRAYTYFIESITTPLMTVSCDSYDSYLAGHCFNCRRDGALCVEFGLNSAADYRRLVATGRLTPLPYAPVQLFFRTGAHEPFLLPNLKIVAKVSDAPASVLHGPEIGRLVLYLHAGAGNSKSDKIYFNEQVMLFEPGYNYSAIIVGYSIDRLSAITVGWEYDTNLLNPLTWRLLSAPRVFLESVTVQALSSGVTLRMCPASQAPITTNAHSLVSQSNCKRAHPAT; this is encoded by the exons ATGGTGAACGGTACGGGACTACTGTTTCCGACGCTGGTGATACTGAGCAACAGTTTGGTGGACTTCCTGCCGGGCCAGCTCGGCGGTGATGCGGCGAACGGCACGACGGAGATACCGCCGGCCCACGACCCCCAGCCCGGTGCGTGTCACGGGATTTTCGAGTGTTTTCCGATCGGACCGCCGTGGACGAGCGCCCGCCGGCCGATCGCCCTGTACCCGGAGAGCGAGTGGAAGATCGACGTGCGCTTCGCGGTGTTCAATGGTCGCAACCGGACGTTCCCGGCGTTCCTCGACCTGAATAAGACGGACAGCGTGTACCGGGCGAAGATCGACCCGAACGCGATGATCTACGTCATCACGCACGGTTTTCTCGAGTCCGGCAAAGCACCATGG atcgagcagctgctAAACTTGCTGCTGGATCGGGACCGCGACGCGTCGGTGATTGTGATCGACTGGGGTAATGGTTCCAACCCGCCGTACAATCAGGCCTGTGCCAACATACGGCTGGTGGGGGTGATAGCAGCGCACGTCATCCACATGATATAC GAGGACCTCCGGTTGCCCAACCTGAACCGCGTGCACATGATAGGCCACTCACTCGGGGCCCACCTGGCCGGGTACACCGGGCAGGCACTGCGGATGAAGTTGGGATTGCGGCTCGGGCGTATCACCGGCCTCGACCCGGCCGAACTGGCGTTCACCGAAACGGACGAGCTGGTCCGGCTGGACCCCAGTGACGCCCAGTTCGTCGACACCATCCACAGCGATGCGACGCCGTTCGTGCCGAAGATCGGCCTCGGCCTGTACGAGCCGATCGGGCACCTGGACTTCTACCCGAACGGTGGCTACGACCAGCCCGGGTGCCGGCGCGAGTTTTGGAAGCGCCCCAACACGCGCTTCGTCTCGGACATGTTTCACTTCTTCAGCTGCAGCCACTTGCGGGCCTACACGTACTTCATCGAGAGTATCACCACGCCGCTGATGACGGTGTCGTGCGACTCGTACGACAGCTACCTAGCCGGTCACTGTTTCAACTGCCGGCGCGACGGTGCGCTGTGCGTTGAGTTCGGGCTGAACAGTGCGGCCGACTACCGCCGGCTGGTGGCAACCGGCAGGCTCACCCCACTGCCGTACGCCCCGGTTCAGTTGTTCTTCCGTACCGGTGCGCACGAACCGTTTCTGCTGCCGAACTTGAAGATTGTCGCCAAAGTGTCGGATGCGCCCGCGAGCGTGCTGCACGGACCGGAGATAGGGCGGCTCGTCCTGTACCTGCATGCGGGGGCGGGCAACTCGAAGTCGGACAAGATCTACTTCAACGAACAGGTGAT GTTATTCGAACCCGGGTACAACTATTCCGCGATCATCGTCGGGTACAGCATCGATCGGCTCAGCGCCATCACCGTGGGCTGGGAGTACGACACGAACCTGCTGAATCCACTGACCTGGCGGTTGCTTTCGGCGCCACGCGTCTTTCTTGAATCCGTCACCGTGCAGGCGCTCTCGTCTGGGGTGACGCTACGAATGTGCCCAGCATCCCAGGcgcccatcaccaccaacgcGCACAGCCTGGTATCCCAGTCGAACTGCAAACGAGCCCACCCAGCCACCTAA
- the LOC131213539 gene encoding LOW QUALITY PROTEIN: glutamate receptor-interacting protein 2 (The sequence of the model RefSeq protein was modified relative to this genomic sequence to represent the inferred CDS: substituted 1 base at 1 genomic stop codon): MKLWKSKKSATASAAGGGTTTGCAGGGAHKGGILSKSCKTLGGGKANGSGSFDEHTAETSFVTPAAAPGTDVSVAVLSSMVQHLPSNLFVGSERAMSPAQSEDSGLAADRGTTYATLSIPRDIGQIGIVLVERTDLSLPPIVESIVGPVGDLLAPGDRIHQVDGISTIGLSNQHICSILDHGEDPAVIEIEYSFPEYISQNSLCVTTKIVQITVERENGCLGLTLRGGGEYPLVVTNVRPNGPVFRAGQIKPGDRVLRVDNISLLNKSLSEAQHILKDAHVSGYTNLTIEYDVSVMQTVELSLGPLLLEIERPLNEKLGLALSYYSNAATHPADPLYHSTYKLNQEVVPDGIYIASIMPASIADRCGALSVGDQILAIDETVIEGGACTLEEATALLDANCVKGYSQLHILPAHTFVRRRGFSYSSPRYGFNTVDSRKQLAGSKHRRLLRKSSLPQPMEDLHGLATAATTAPGPTVGGLCKAEKIHIILDCSQGSGICLGPKTACGRGFVVTQILPDSVAERSGCLQKGDRITAVNKMCNLDVGAVRQILGDFGPVAAANHYHNQPQTSNWVELEVEFDMADTVVPASGVFTIKLLKHGRYGLGITVNGNGSESFVVSEVKPGSAAHRTGSLRAGDVLLAVDNRPLQHYNLDQLLKESSNELITLTVKRTSASPNAFLLDAAQQPKSCSVYGCADEADFAYGHRXGRLSARFSYSVSSGHRFQSEEQRLRHPVWSNAMVPYEVSAGDATTPSTEQNLPLPPAHLLSSTDQGDSVGDGDRYDDIMHYKMASMNIANYVGYSAIGSFPKSQSATTGFSHEQPSPPPPPHAQRHQLLQQQQQPQQRVFNVHLEPDGGPLGITLAASEDLQKPIKISALTEGGIAYNTGQLQLGDRLLAINGESIVGIPLTTATKLLQKFDNAVDLQIARPVTPDQQQQQQPGSDEKASAVYAQVQQRPRSPAPALDAAGSSSSSSAGGVNQRTLQVTLFKDRVYDDYGFSVSDGLYERGVYINRIRSGGPADMAGLLRPFDRIVQVNGTKTQDFDCCLTVPLIAAAGDKIELAIQRTLPE; this comes from the exons ATGAAGCTCTGGAAGTCGAAGAAAAGTGCAACGGCCAGCGCGGCGGGCGGTGGGACGACGACCGGCTGTGCCGGTGGCGGAGCGCACAAGGGCGGCATCCTGTCGAAGAGCTGCAAAACCCTCGGCGGTGGTAAAGCCAACGGAAGCGGCAGCTTCGATGAACACACCGCGGAGACATCGTTCGTGACCCCGGCCGCTGCACCGGGGACCGACGTCAGCGTCGCCGTGCTGTCCAGCATGGTGCAACATCTTCCCAGCAATCTATTCGTAG GTAGTGAGCGTGCGATGAGCCCGGCCCAGTCGGAGGACTCCGGGCTCGCAGCCGACCGAGGTACCACGTACGCGACCCTTTCGATCCCGCGAGATATCGGACAGATCGGCATCGTACTAGTGG AGCGCACGGACCTGTCGTTGCCGCCGATAGTGGAGTCCATCGTCGGTCCCGTGGGCGACCTGTTGGCGCCGGGTGACCGCATCCACCAGGTGGACGGCATCTCGACCATTGGGCTGAGTAACCAGCACATCTGCAGCATCCTGGACCACGGCGAGGACCCGGCCGTGATCGAGATCGAGTACTCCTTCCCGGAATACA TTTCCCAGAACAGCCTGTGCGTGACGACGAAGATCGTGCAGATCACGGTGGAGCGCGAAAACGGCTGCCTCGGGCTGACGCtgcgtggcggcggcgagtaCCCGCTGGTGGTGACGAACGTACGCCCGAACGGACCCGTTTTCCGGGCGGGCCAGATCAAGCCGGGCGACCGGGTGCTACGGGTCGACAAC ATATCGCTGCTCAACAAGAGCCTCTCGGAAGCGCAGCACATCCTGAAGGATGCGCACGTGTCCGGGTACACCAACCTGACGATCGAGTACGACGTGTCCGTGATGCAGACGGTCGAGCTAAGCCTGggtccgctgctgctggagattGAGCGACCGTTGAACGAGAAACTCGGCCTCGCGCTAAGCTACTACTCGAACGCCGCGACCCATCCGGCGGACCCGCTGTACCACAGCACCTACAAGCTCAATCAGGAGGTCGTCCCGGACGGCATCTACATCGCGAGCATTATGCCGGCCAGCATCGCTGACAG ATGCGGTGCCCTGTCGGTCGGGGACCAGATACTGGCGATCGACGAAACGGTCATCGAGGGCGGTGCCTGCACGCTGGAGGAGGCCACGGCACTGCTGGACGCGAACTGCGTTAAGGGCTACAGCCAACTCCACATACTTCCCGCACACACGTTCGTGCGACGGCGCG GCTTCTCCTACTCCAGTCCCCGGTATGGGTTCAATACGGTCGATTCGCGGAAACAGCTAGCCGGCAGCAAGCACCGGCGGTTGCTGCGCAAGAGCTCTCTACCCCAGCCGATGGAGGACCTGCACGGcctggcgacggcggcgacgacggcaccgggGCCCACTGTCGGCGGTCTGTGCAAGGCGGAGAAGATTCACATCATCCTGGACTGCTCGCAGGGTTCCGGCATTTGCCTGGGGCCGAAGACGGCGTGCGGCCGTGGCTTCGTGGTCACCCAGATCCTGCCCGACTCGGTCGCCGAGCGGTCCGGGTGCTTGCAGAAGGGCGACCGCATCACCGCGGTCAACAAGATGTGCAACCTGGACGTGGGCGCGGTGCGCCAGATACTGGGCGACTTCGGGCCGGTCGCGGCCGCGAACCACTACCACAACCAGCCGCAAACCTCGAACTGGGTAGAGCTGGAGGTAGAGTTCGACATGGCGGATACGGTGGTGCCGGCCAGCGGGGTGTTCACCATCAAGCTGCTCAAGCACGGCCGGTACGGTCTCGGCATCACGGtgaacggcaacggcagcgaaTCGTTCGTGGTGTCGGAGGTGAAGCCAGGCAGCGCGgcgcaccggaccgggtcgCTCCGGGCGGGCgatgtgctgctggccgtggaCAATCGGCCGCTCCAGCACTACAACCTTGACCAGCTGCTAAAGGAGAGCAGCAACGAGCTGATCACGCTGACGGTGAAGCGTACCTCGGCGTCACCGAATGCCTTCCTGCTCGATGCCGCGCAGCAACCGAAGAGCTGCAGCGTGTACGGGTGCGCGGACGAGGCAGACTTCGCCTACGGCCACAGGTAAGGGAGG CTTAGCGCCCGTTTCTCCTACTCGGTCTCGTCCGGCCACAGGTTTCAAAGCGAAGAGCAGCGCTTGCGTCATCCGGTCTGGTCGAACGCGATGGTCCCGTACGAAGTGTCGGCAGGCGACGCGAcaacaccgagcaccgagcagaatttgccactgccaccggcccACCTGCTCAGCTCGACAGACCAGGGCGATTCGGTCGGGGATGGGGATCGCTACGACGACATCATGCACTACAAGATGGCGTCCATGAACATTGCCAACTACGTCGGCTACAGTGCCATCGGTAGCTTCCCGAAGAGCCAGTCAGCCACCACCGGCTTCAGCCACGAGCAgccgtcaccgccaccgccaccgcatGCACAGCGgcaccagctgctgcagcaacagcagcagccgcaacagcgGGTGTTCAACGTGCACCTCGAGCCGGACGGTGGTCCGCTCGGTATTACGCTGGCGGCCAGCGAAGACCTGCAGAAGCCCATCAAGATCAGTGCGCTGACCGAGGGCGGCATCGCGTACAACACGGGCCAGCTGCAGCTCGGGGACCGCCTGCTGGCGATCAACGGGGAAAGCATCGTCGGCATACCGCTGACGACCGCCACCAAGCTGCTCCAGAAGTTCGACAACGCGGTGGACCTGCAGATTGCGCGCCCGGTCACCccggatcagcagcagcagcagcagcccggcagCGACGAGAAGGCGAGCGCGGTGTACGCGCAGGTTCAGCAACGGCCGCGCAGCCCTGCCCCGGCCCTGGACGCAGCCGGTTccagctcgagcagctcggCCGGCGGGGTGAACCAGCGAACGCTGCAGGTGACGCTGTTCAAGGATCGTGTCTACGACGACTACGGGTTCTCGGTGTCAGACGGGCTGTACGAGCGGGGCGTCTACATCAACCGGATCCGCTCCGGTGGTCCGGCCGATATGGCCGGCCTTTTACGCCCCTTCGACCGGATCGTACAG GTGAACGGGACCAAAACCCAGGATTTCGACTGCTGCCTCACCGTGCCACTGATAGCGGCCGCCGGCGACAAGATAGAGCTCGCCATACAACGCACCCTGCCCGAGTAG